From Rhodopseudomonas palustris, a single genomic window includes:
- a CDS encoding enoyl-CoA hydratase has protein sequence MSTFEFIIVERQNAVGIIKLNRPKMLNALSFGVFREIGAAVEDLEADDAIGCILITGSEKAFAAGADIKEMQPKGFIDMFNEDFTSIGGDRLARCRKPTVAAVAGYALGGGCELAMMCDIIIAADTAKFGQPEITLGTIPGIGGTQRLTRAIGKYKAMDLCLTGRMMDAQEAERSGLVSRIVPADKLMEEAVGAAEKIATMSRPTAAMAKSAVNRALETTLAEGLAIERDLFRSTFALEDRAEGMAAFIEKRKPNNQNR, from the coding sequence ATGAGCACATTCGAATTCATCATCGTCGAGCGTCAGAACGCGGTCGGCATCATCAAGCTCAACCGCCCGAAGATGCTGAATGCGCTGTCGTTCGGCGTGTTCCGCGAGATCGGCGCGGCGGTCGAAGACCTCGAAGCCGACGATGCGATCGGATGCATCCTGATCACCGGCAGCGAGAAGGCGTTCGCCGCAGGCGCCGACATCAAGGAGATGCAGCCGAAGGGCTTCATCGACATGTTCAACGAGGACTTCACCTCGATCGGCGGCGACCGGCTGGCGCGCTGCCGCAAGCCGACCGTCGCGGCGGTCGCCGGCTACGCGCTCGGCGGCGGCTGCGAACTGGCGATGATGTGCGACATCATTATCGCCGCCGACACTGCGAAGTTCGGCCAGCCCGAAATCACCCTCGGCACCATTCCGGGCATCGGCGGCACCCAGCGTCTGACCCGCGCGATCGGCAAGTACAAAGCGATGGATCTGTGCCTGACCGGGCGGATGATGGACGCGCAGGAAGCCGAGCGCTCCGGCCTCGTCAGCCGCATCGTGCCGGCCGACAAGCTGATGGAAGAGGCGGTCGGCGCGGCCGAGAAGATCGCCACGATGTCGCGCCCGACTGCGGCGATGGCCAAGAGCGCGGTGAACCGTGCGCTGGAAACCACGCTGGCCGAAGGCCTCGCCATCGAGCGCGACCTGTTCCGCTCGACCTTCGCGCTGGAAGACCGCGCCGAGGGCATGGCGGCGTTCATCGAGAAGCGCAAGCCGAACAATCAGAACCGCTGA
- a CDS encoding TolC family outer membrane protein yields the protein MVWWTRLFGSVHHAHRSAWTLGFAAAIGVTAAGPVSAEGLSDALVKAYQSNPQLIAERARQRATDENVPQALAGYRPQLMASLGAGLQQVRNLLPTNTFQSDTLKPWTIGVTVTQTLFNGFRTANSVRVAELQVKSGREALRNVGQGVLLDAVTAYTNVLANQALVAAQKANVDFLSQTLDITNKRLNAGDVTPTDTAQAEARLNRGRADLNAAEVNLAISQATYAAVIGNLPGKLSPASPIDRLLPRSREDAIALAAKGNPAVLAASYDVDVATTTIKVAEGSLLPTVTLQGNASRSRQADSTVGTLGTDQASVIGQINAPIYDGGTAASQTRQSKELAAQSRSVLDLVRNQTRTAAIGAWVSNEGAKIAVSAAESEVRAAEIALQGVGREAQGGQRTTVDVLNSQQDVIQARARLIGAQRDRVVASYTLLSAIGRLDVQTLGLNTPDYLPDVHYHQVRDAWHGLRTPSGQ from the coding sequence ATGGTTTGGTGGACGAGACTGTTTGGCAGCGTGCATCATGCACATCGATCGGCGTGGACCCTAGGGTTCGCCGCCGCGATCGGCGTCACGGCGGCTGGACCGGTATCGGCTGAAGGACTATCCGATGCGCTGGTGAAGGCGTACCAATCCAACCCGCAACTGATCGCCGAACGGGCCCGCCAGCGCGCCACTGACGAGAACGTCCCGCAGGCTCTCGCCGGCTACCGGCCGCAGCTTATGGCGTCGCTCGGCGCCGGTCTGCAGCAGGTCCGCAATCTGCTACCCACCAATACGTTCCAGAGCGACACGCTGAAGCCGTGGACGATCGGCGTCACCGTGACGCAGACGCTGTTCAACGGTTTCCGCACTGCCAACAGCGTGCGCGTCGCCGAACTGCAGGTGAAATCCGGTCGCGAAGCGCTGCGCAATGTCGGCCAGGGCGTGCTGCTCGACGCGGTCACCGCTTACACCAACGTGCTCGCCAATCAGGCGCTGGTGGCGGCGCAGAAAGCCAACGTCGATTTTCTCAGCCAGACCCTCGACATCACCAACAAGCGGCTGAACGCCGGCGACGTCACTCCGACCGACACCGCCCAGGCCGAAGCCCGGCTCAACCGCGGCCGCGCCGATCTCAATGCCGCGGAGGTCAATCTCGCCATCAGCCAGGCCACCTATGCGGCAGTGATCGGTAACCTTCCCGGCAAGCTCAGCCCGGCGTCCCCGATCGACCGGCTGCTGCCGCGGAGCCGTGAGGACGCGATCGCTCTGGCGGCCAAAGGCAATCCGGCGGTGCTGGCCGCGAGCTACGATGTCGACGTCGCCACCACCACCATCAAGGTCGCTGAAGGCTCGCTGCTGCCGACCGTGACCCTGCAGGGCAACGCCAGCCGCAGCCGTCAGGCGGATTCGACGGTCGGCACGCTCGGAACCGACCAGGCTTCGGTGATCGGCCAGATCAACGCGCCGATCTACGACGGCGGCACTGCCGCCTCGCAGACCCGGCAATCCAAGGAACTTGCGGCGCAAAGCCGGTCGGTGCTCGATCTTGTGCGCAATCAGACCCGTACCGCGGCGATCGGCGCCTGGGTATCGAACGAGGGCGCCAAGATCGCCGTCAGCGCTGCGGAATCCGAAGTTCGGGCCGCCGAGATCGCGCTGCAGGGGGTGGGCCGCGAAGCCCAGGGCGGCCAGCGCACCACCGTCGACGTGCTCAACTCGCAGCAGGATGTCATCCAGGCGCGGGCGCGGCTGATCGGCGCCCAGCGCGATCGTGTGGTCGCCTCCTACACCCTGCTCAGCGCAATCGGCCGGCTCGACGTTCAGACCCTCGGCCTGAACACGCCGGACTATCTGCCCGATGTGCACTATCATCAGGTCCGCGACGCCTGGCACGGGCTGCGCACGCCGTCCGGCCAGTAA
- a CDS encoding TonB-dependent receptor family protein produces MSSAFPRPRSRVLAHATALVSTCLVVLPAVAQSRSDSPLPPVTVQAPDQAARPAPARPKPRAASQSTRAVRSAAPAAQPSSAPAVSEIARGPALTVLTVQQALADIQQAPGGVALVPANAYRNSTVASTIKDILDYVPGVFAQPKWGDDTRLSIRGSGLSRNFHLRGVQLYMDGIPINTADGYGDFQEIDPTAYNYVAVYKGANALQYGANSLGGAINFVTKTGRDPFPNGVSVDAGAFGYRRLQANAGGVNGAWDGYVTASTQAAEGFRNHSDGEAHRLSANIGYQITPDIETRFYLNANHVRQRIPGSVTRDVALNAPQTAAANNVALDQQRNIDTVRLANKTTIRFDNTVVDFGAFGVDRHLMHPIFQWLDYRYQDYGGFAKVTDDRIIGGYRNRLVAGINLLNGRLDNKQYVNIAGQKGALASSSLDKSTNTAFYVEDSFYVLPNVALVAGTQFLHATRDRRDRFLSDGDQSGSTTFNLWSPKGGLLWQIDPNWQAFANVSRSAEVPSFGESASGPGIPFIPFTSIRPQRATTYEIGTRGRRPDLTWDLSLYRAEIKDELLCLYSAFGNCNVTNADRTMHQGVEAGLGVTLFKHLFERAGAPDRLWLNMAYTLNDFRFDGDARFGNNLLPGAPRHYLRAELLYKNPNGFYMGPNVEWVPQAYYVDSANTLQTEPYALLGLKAGIDNGGPYSIYIEGRNLLNKSYIASASIIDKANANSPLFEPGTGRAVYAGFKARW; encoded by the coding sequence ATGTCATCCGCATTTCCGCGGCCGCGCAGCCGTGTGCTCGCGCATGCCACCGCGCTCGTCTCTACCTGCCTCGTTGTCTTGCCCGCCGTGGCGCAAAGCCGTTCCGACAGCCCCCTGCCGCCGGTCACCGTGCAGGCGCCCGATCAGGCCGCGCGGCCCGCGCCGGCGCGTCCGAAGCCGCGTGCGGCGTCGCAGTCGACCCGCGCGGTGCGCAGTGCCGCGCCCGCCGCGCAGCCGTCATCGGCACCGGCCGTCAGCGAGATCGCACGCGGGCCGGCGCTGACCGTGCTCACGGTGCAGCAGGCGCTTGCCGATATCCAGCAGGCGCCCGGCGGCGTCGCGCTGGTGCCGGCCAACGCCTATCGCAATTCCACCGTGGCGAGCACTATCAAGGACATTCTCGACTACGTGCCCGGCGTGTTCGCGCAGCCGAAATGGGGCGACGACACCCGGCTGTCGATCCGCGGCTCGGGCCTGTCGCGCAATTTCCACCTGCGCGGCGTGCAGCTCTATATGGACGGGATTCCGATCAACACCGCAGACGGCTACGGCGACTTCCAGGAGATCGATCCGACCGCCTACAACTACGTCGCGGTGTATAAGGGCGCTAACGCGCTGCAATACGGCGCCAATTCGCTCGGCGGCGCGATCAACTTCGTCACCAAAACGGGACGCGATCCGTTCCCCAACGGCGTCAGCGTCGATGCCGGCGCGTTCGGTTATCGCCGGCTGCAGGCCAATGCCGGCGGCGTCAACGGGGCGTGGGACGGTTATGTCACCGCGTCGACCCAGGCCGCCGAAGGCTTCCGCAATCACAGCGACGGCGAGGCCCACCGGCTCAGCGCCAATATCGGCTACCAGATCACGCCGGACATCGAGACCCGGTTCTACCTCAACGCCAATCACGTGCGGCAGCGGATTCCCGGCAGCGTCACCAGGGATGTCGCGCTGAATGCGCCGCAGACTGCCGCGGCCAACAACGTCGCGCTCGATCAGCAGCGCAACATCGACACCGTTCGGCTCGCCAACAAGACCACGATCCGGTTCGACAACACCGTGGTCGATTTCGGCGCGTTCGGCGTCGATCGCCACCTGATGCATCCGATCTTCCAGTGGCTGGACTATCGCTACCAGGATTACGGCGGCTTCGCCAAAGTCACCGACGACCGCATCATCGGCGGCTATCGCAACCGGCTGGTCGCCGGCATCAACCTGCTGAACGGCCGGCTCGACAACAAACAATACGTCAACATTGCCGGGCAGAAGGGCGCGCTGGCGTCGTCGTCGCTCGACAAGTCGACCAACACCGCGTTCTACGTCGAGGATTCATTCTACGTCCTGCCCAACGTCGCGCTGGTCGCCGGCACGCAATTCCTGCACGCCACCCGTGACCGTCGCGATCGGTTCCTGTCGGACGGCGATCAGTCCGGCTCGACCACGTTCAATCTGTGGAGCCCGAAAGGCGGGCTGCTGTGGCAGATCGATCCGAACTGGCAGGCCTTCGCCAACGTCTCGCGCAGTGCCGAAGTACCGAGCTTCGGCGAGAGCGCGTCGGGGCCGGGGATTCCGTTCATTCCGTTCACCAGCATCCGCCCGCAACGCGCCACCACCTACGAGATTGGCACCCGCGGGCGGCGTCCCGACCTGACCTGGGATCTCAGCCTGTACCGCGCCGAGATCAAGGACGAGCTGCTGTGCCTGTACAGCGCGTTCGGCAACTGCAACGTCACCAATGCCGACCGCACCATGCACCAAGGCGTCGAAGCCGGGCTCGGCGTGACGCTGTTCAAGCACCTGTTCGAACGGGCCGGCGCGCCGGACCGGCTGTGGCTGAACATGGCCTATACGCTGAACGACTTCCGGTTCGACGGCGACGCCAGGTTCGGCAACAACCTGTTGCCCGGCGCGCCGCGGCACTATCTGCGCGCCGAGCTGCTCTACAAGAATCCGAACGGGTTCTATATGGGCCCGAACGTCGAATGGGTGCCGCAGGCCTACTACGTCGACAGCGCCAACACGCTGCAGACCGAGCCCTACGCGCTGCTCGGCCTCAAGGCGGGCATCGACAATGGCGGGCCGTATTCGATCTATATCGAAGGCCGCAACCTCTTGAACAAGAGCTACATCGCCTCGGCCAGCATCATCGACAAGGCGAACGCCAACTCGCCGCTGTTCGAACCCGGCACCGGGCGTGCCGTCTATGCCGGCTTCAAGGCGCGGTGGTGA
- a CDS encoding sigma-70 family RNA polymerase sigma factor, protein MRGRDDEWTALMRSANAGDSIAYRRLLESVTPVLRAGARRGLARAGQPVDQAEDIVQEILLAVHLKRHTWDSGAPFAPWLLAIARNKLIDALRRRGRRVFVDIDDFAETLPSEPPRETLPASEVTKHLAALPWRQREVLQSIAVDSVSIKDTAAKLSMSEGAVRVALHRGLSALAAKLRTD, encoded by the coding sequence GTGCGCGGACGTGACGACGAATGGACCGCGCTCATGCGGTCGGCCAATGCCGGAGACAGCATCGCTTATCGGCGGCTGCTCGAAAGTGTCACGCCGGTGCTGCGCGCGGGCGCCCGGCGCGGGCTGGCCCGTGCCGGGCAGCCGGTCGATCAGGCCGAGGATATCGTGCAGGAAATTCTGCTCGCCGTGCATCTGAAGCGGCATACTTGGGACTCTGGCGCACCGTTCGCGCCGTGGCTGCTGGCGATCGCGCGCAACAAGCTGATCGATGCGCTCCGCCGCCGCGGGCGCCGAGTATTCGTCGACATCGACGATTTCGCCGAGACCTTGCCGAGCGAGCCGCCGCGCGAAACGCTGCCGGCGAGCGAGGTGACGAAGCATCTCGCGGCGCTGCCGTGGCGGCAGCGCGAGGTGCTGCAATCGATCGCGGTCGACAGCGTCTCGATCAAGGATACCGCGGCAAAACTGTCGATGAGCGAGGGCGCGGTGCGGGTGGCGCTGCATCGCGGCCTGTCGGCGCTCGCCGCGAAACTGAGGACGGACTGA
- a CDS encoding DUF2946 family protein, with the protein MAAWVAAYALVLNVMLASALLAGQSPVQLLTGHAFCFAVTDADTARGDAGQPAKAVPIRCPLCLGNHVVATPPPLSPGLAIRIAFSIRFEVPRSASFVALQPSLDYQPRGPPVLT; encoded by the coding sequence GTGGCGGCGTGGGTCGCTGCCTACGCGCTCGTGCTCAACGTGATGCTCGCCAGCGCGCTGCTCGCCGGCCAGTCTCCGGTCCAGCTTCTCACCGGTCACGCGTTCTGCTTCGCCGTTACCGACGCCGATACCGCCCGGGGTGATGCCGGCCAGCCGGCCAAGGCGGTTCCGATCCGCTGCCCGCTGTGCCTCGGCAACCACGTCGTCGCGACCCCGCCGCCCTTGTCTCCCGGGCTGGCGATCCGGATCGCCTTCAGCATCCGTTTTGAGGTGCCGCGCTCCGCGTCGTTCGTCGCGCTGCAGCCCTCGCTCGACTATCAGCCGCGCGGCCCGCCGGTTCTGACCTGA
- a CDS encoding efflux RND transporter periplasmic adaptor subunit, translated as MRDNFIRNLRLRRSWWIAAACLVAGVAVGGYELAQFERPGGGHTDISSQSRRSADRYTPTPAEWASLTIEPVRDRSFRAEHVTEGKIAIDEDRATPVFSPYAGRVTKLLARPGDRVTKGQPLFTIEAPDTVQAQNDFISASTALNKAKSQLELAQLQDKRAHDLFEGKAVPLKDYQQAQATLIAAQNDFQSATTALEAARNRLRILGLSEAAISAFQDKGQINPETTIVAPIAGTVVQRKVGPGQYVNAGASDPVYMIGDLSTVWLTAFVRESEAADIDEGLDVSFQVLALPGRTLTGRIDYVAAAIDPATRRLTVRATIDNPGGLLKPEMFANVTIYSPSDHPAVGVPRQALIYEGDQVRVWVAHDDRSIELRTVKPGLSAGDLVEVTGNLRPGEKVVTKGSLFIDRAATG; from the coding sequence ATGCGCGACAACTTTATTCGAAATCTGCGGCTTCGGCGCAGTTGGTGGATTGCTGCCGCTTGCCTCGTGGCAGGCGTTGCCGTGGGCGGTTACGAGCTTGCGCAGTTCGAGCGGCCCGGCGGCGGACACACCGATATTTCCAGCCAGTCGCGTCGCAGTGCGGATCGCTACACCCCGACCCCGGCCGAATGGGCCAGCCTGACGATCGAGCCGGTGCGCGACCGCAGCTTCCGCGCCGAACACGTCACTGAAGGCAAGATCGCGATCGACGAGGACCGTGCTACGCCGGTGTTCTCGCCCTATGCCGGGCGAGTGACCAAGCTGCTGGCGCGCCCCGGGGACCGGGTCACCAAGGGCCAGCCGCTGTTCACCATCGAAGCGCCGGATACGGTGCAGGCGCAGAACGATTTCATCTCGGCCTCGACCGCGCTCAACAAGGCGAAATCCCAGCTCGAACTGGCCCAGCTCCAGGACAAGCGCGCCCACGATTTGTTCGAGGGCAAGGCGGTGCCGCTGAAGGATTATCAGCAGGCCCAGGCGACGCTGATCGCCGCCCAGAACGATTTCCAATCGGCGACCACGGCGCTCGAAGCCGCGCGTAACCGGCTGCGGATTCTCGGCCTCAGCGAAGCTGCGATCTCGGCATTTCAGGACAAGGGCCAGATCAACCCGGAGACCACCATCGTGGCGCCGATCGCCGGCACCGTGGTGCAGCGCAAGGTCGGTCCGGGGCAGTACGTCAACGCCGGCGCCAGCGACCCGGTCTACATGATCGGCGATCTGTCGACGGTGTGGCTCACCGCTTTCGTCCGCGAGAGCGAAGCCGCCGATATCGACGAGGGCCTGGACGTCAGCTTCCAGGTGCTGGCGCTGCCCGGGCGGACCCTGACCGGCCGGATCGACTACGTCGCCGCGGCGATCGACCCGGCCACGCGCCGGCTCACGGTACGTGCCACCATCGACAATCCCGGCGGTCTCTTGAAGCCGGAAATGTTCGCCAACGTCACGATCTACTCGCCGTCCGATCATCCGGCCGTCGGCGTGCCGCGCCAGGCGCTGATCTACGAAGGCGACCAGGTGCGGGTGTGGGTCGCGCACGACGATCGCTCGATCGAGCTGCGCACCGTGAAGCCGGGCCTGTCGGCGGGTGACCTCGTCGAAGTCACCGGCAATCTGCGACCGGGCGAAAAGGTCGTCACCAAGGGCAGCCTGTTCATCGACCGCGCCGCCACCGGGTAA
- a CDS encoding NrsF family protein, with the protein MQTDRLIDALAADGASRDKPVGQALAASLLVALPVSAALLLSTLGLRPDLHEAISNPFFDVKFVVTLALALAAIIVALHLSRPEATAKGWRLLLLAPLAILGLAIGVEAMLPQRSSAMTRLVGNNSLLCLGSIPVLALPILVAALLALRRGAPSRPALAGALAGMLSAGLAGTLYAAHCADDSPLFVATWYTLATAMVAGLGAVLGPRVLRY; encoded by the coding sequence ATGCAAACCGACCGCCTGATTGATGCCCTCGCCGCCGACGGCGCCAGCCGCGACAAACCGGTGGGGCAGGCGCTGGCCGCCTCGCTGCTGGTGGCGTTGCCGGTGTCGGCGGCGCTGTTGCTGTCGACGCTGGGGCTGCGCCCCGACCTGCACGAGGCGATCAGCAATCCGTTCTTCGACGTGAAGTTCGTCGTGACGCTTGCGCTGGCGCTGGCGGCGATCATCGTCGCGCTGCATCTGTCGCGCCCCGAGGCGACGGCGAAGGGCTGGCGCCTGCTGCTGCTGGCACCGCTGGCGATCCTGGGCCTCGCGATCGGCGTCGAGGCGATGCTGCCACAACGAAGCTCGGCGATGACGCGGCTGGTCGGCAACAATTCGCTGCTCTGTCTCGGCTCGATCCCGGTGCTGGCGCTGCCGATCCTGGTCGCGGCATTGCTCGCGCTGCGCCGCGGCGCACCGTCCCGCCCGGCGCTGGCCGGAGCGCTGGCCGGAATGCTGTCGGCCGGGCTCGCCGGCACGCTGTACGCGGCGCATTGCGCCGACGATTCTCCGCTGTTCGTCGCCACCTGGTACACGCTGGCGACCGCGATGGTCGCCGGCCTCGGCGCCGTGCTGGGTCCCCGGGTGCTGCGTTACTGA
- a CDS encoding efflux RND transporter permease subunit, with amino-acid sequence MGRLVEFAVNRRFLMLALFTLVLTGGVIAFQQLNIEAYPDPTPPMVDIVTQSPGMSAEEIERYITIPIETQVAGIKNLKTIRTISLYGLSDVKLQFSFDYTYEQALQQVLNRLSQLPPLPGNAQPGISPLSPIGEIFRYRLVGPPGYSVLDLKTLQDWVLQRRFRAIPGVIDVTGWGGKTKTYEVQVDFNKLIAYGLTLPQLLQAVSNSNINVGGNTVDIGAQSAVVRGVGLIRSIDDLADTMVSSNAGNPVLVKDVAKVSVGEKPRLGIAGINNEDDIVQGIVLMRRGEQSSPTLARVEQAVAKINASGVLPPGVRIERIYDRKDLIDTTTHTVLHNMVVGILLIVLLQWVFLGDLRSALIVGATIPFALFFAVIIMVLRGESANLLSVGAIDFGLIVDATVIMVEAIFRRLSHTTVLSPEERSQISADTIMGMKKHAIRAASADVSRSIFFAAAIIIAAFLPLFTLSGVEGNIFGPMARTYAYALAGGLLATFTVTPALSAIILPHHVKETETWLMRMLHKVYRPWLGWAVKNRPAVMAGAAALVLTTVIATRFLGLEFLPKLEEGNLWIRATLPPTISLTEGNGYVNDMRKLIASFPEVESVVSQHGRPDDGTDAAGFFNAEFFAPLKPASKWPGSHDKDELTARMLKQLQAKFPGVEFNFSQYLQDNVSEAVSGVKGENSIKLYGNDLKSLTDTANKIKAVLSTVQGVQDLAVFTSLGQPTIQIDVDRARAARYGLTPGDVNATIRVAIGGDSAGDLYESGSDRHFPIVVRLAPEYRKSAEAIHNLRIGAQGPNGITQIPLSEVADIQLVSGAAYIYREDQERYLPIKFSVRERDLGSAIREAQDEVAAQVQLPPGSRMEWVGEFGNLQDAIKRLSVVVPISLALIGVLLFFNFGSLIDTLLAMSVIPMAIFGGVMGLLISGIPFSVSAAIGFIALFGIAVMDGIIILSQYNQLIDQGLDRLRAVIRTGELQLRPVLMTCVIAGGGLLPAAMSSGIGSQVQKPLAIVVVTGMLLAPGVILITLPVLISYFSRRRAN; translated from the coding sequence ATGGGCCGACTCGTCGAATTCGCGGTCAATCGCCGTTTCCTGATGCTCGCCCTGTTCACGCTGGTGCTGACCGGCGGGGTGATCGCGTTCCAGCAGCTCAATATCGAGGCCTATCCCGATCCGACGCCGCCGATGGTCGACATCGTCACCCAAAGCCCCGGGATGTCGGCGGAGGAAATCGAGCGCTACATCACGATTCCGATCGAGACCCAGGTCGCCGGCATCAAGAACCTGAAGACGATCCGGACGATCTCGCTATACGGCCTGTCCGACGTCAAATTGCAGTTCTCGTTCGACTACACCTACGAGCAGGCGTTGCAGCAGGTGCTTAACCGGCTGTCGCAACTGCCGCCATTGCCGGGCAACGCCCAGCCCGGCATCTCGCCGCTCAGCCCGATCGGCGAGATCTTCCGCTATCGGCTGGTCGGCCCGCCGGGCTACAGCGTGCTCGACCTGAAGACGTTGCAGGATTGGGTGCTGCAGCGCCGCTTCCGGGCGATCCCCGGCGTGATCGATGTCACCGGCTGGGGCGGCAAGACCAAGACCTACGAGGTTCAGGTCGATTTCAACAAGCTGATCGCCTATGGCCTGACGCTGCCTCAATTGCTGCAGGCAGTCTCCAATTCCAACATCAATGTCGGCGGCAACACCGTCGACATCGGTGCGCAATCGGCGGTGGTACGCGGCGTCGGTCTGATCCGCTCGATCGACGATCTCGCCGACACCATGGTTTCCTCCAACGCTGGCAATCCGGTTCTGGTCAAGGACGTCGCCAAGGTCAGCGTCGGCGAGAAGCCGCGGCTCGGCATCGCCGGCATCAACAACGAGGACGACATCGTCCAGGGCATCGTGTTGATGCGGCGCGGCGAACAGAGTTCGCCGACGCTTGCCCGGGTGGAGCAGGCGGTCGCCAAGATCAACGCATCAGGCGTATTGCCGCCCGGCGTGCGGATCGAGCGGATCTACGACCGCAAGGATCTGATCGACACCACCACCCACACCGTGCTGCACAACATGGTGGTCGGCATCCTTCTGATCGTGCTGTTGCAATGGGTGTTCCTCGGCGACCTGCGCAGCGCGCTGATCGTCGGCGCGACGATTCCGTTCGCGCTGTTCTTCGCCGTGATCATCATGGTGCTGCGCGGGGAGTCCGCCAACCTGCTGTCGGTCGGCGCGATCGACTTCGGCCTGATCGTCGACGCCACCGTGATCATGGTCGAGGCGATCTTCAGACGACTGTCGCACACCACGGTGCTGTCGCCCGAGGAGCGCAGCCAGATCTCCGCCGACACCATCATGGGGATGAAGAAGCATGCGATCCGCGCCGCGTCGGCTGACGTATCGCGCTCGATCTTCTTCGCTGCGGCGATCATCATCGCGGCGTTCCTGCCGCTGTTCACGCTGTCGGGCGTCGAGGGCAACATCTTCGGCCCGATGGCGCGGACCTATGCTTACGCGCTGGCCGGCGGCCTGCTGGCGACCTTCACGGTGACGCCGGCGCTGAGCGCCATCATCCTGCCGCATCACGTCAAGGAGACCGAGACCTGGCTGATGCGAATGCTGCACAAGGTCTACAGGCCGTGGCTCGGCTGGGCGGTGAAAAACCGGCCGGCGGTGATGGCGGGGGCGGCGGCCTTGGTCCTCACCACGGTGATTGCCACTCGTTTCCTCGGCCTCGAATTCCTGCCCAAGCTCGAGGAAGGCAACCTCTGGATCCGCGCGACGCTGCCGCCGACGATCTCGCTGACGGAGGGCAACGGCTACGTCAACGACATGCGCAAGCTGATCGCCAGCTTCCCGGAAGTCGAGTCGGTGGTGTCGCAGCACGGCCGGCCCGACGACGGCACCGACGCCGCCGGCTTCTTCAACGCCGAATTCTTTGCGCCGCTCAAGCCGGCGTCGAAATGGCCGGGCAGTCACGACAAGGACGAACTCACCGCCCGGATGCTGAAGCAGCTCCAGGCGAAATTCCCCGGCGTCGAGTTCAACTTCTCGCAATATCTGCAGGACAACGTTTCCGAAGCGGTGTCCGGCGTGAAGGGCGAGAACTCGATCAAGCTGTACGGCAACGATCTGAAGTCGCTCACCGACACCGCCAACAAGATCAAGGCGGTGCTGTCGACTGTGCAGGGCGTGCAGGATCTGGCGGTGTTCACCTCGCTCGGCCAGCCGACCATCCAGATCGACGTCGATCGTGCCCGGGCGGCGCGCTACGGGCTGACGCCCGGTGACGTCAACGCCACCATCCGGGTTGCGATCGGCGGCGACAGCGCCGGCGATCTGTACGAGTCCGGCAGCGACCGGCATTTCCCGATCGTCGTCCGGCTGGCGCCGGAATATCGCAAGAGCGCCGAGGCGATCCACAATCTGCGGATCGGGGCGCAGGGGCCGAACGGCATCACCCAGATCCCGCTCAGCGAAGTCGCCGACATCCAGCTCGTCTCCGGTGCCGCTTACATTTATCGCGAGGACCAGGAGCGCTATCTGCCGATCAAATTCTCGGTTCGCGAACGCGACCTCGGGAGTGCGATCCGCGAGGCGCAGGACGAGGTCGCGGCTCAGGTGCAATTGCCGCCGGGCTCGCGGATGGAATGGGTCGGCGAATTCGGCAATCTGCAGGACGCCATCAAGCGGCTGTCGGTCGTGGTCCCGATCAGCCTGGCGCTGATCGGCGTGCTGCTGTTCTTCAACTTCGGCTCGCTGATCGACACGCTGCTGGCGATGAGCGTGATTCCGATGGCGATCTTCGGCGGCGTCATGGGGCTGCTGATCAGCGGCATTCCGTTCAGCGTCTCGGCGGCGATCGGCTTCATTGCGCTGTTCGGCATCGCGGTGATGGACGGGATCATCATCCTGTCGCAATATAATCAGCTCATTGATCAGGGGCTGGACCGGCTGCGTGCCGTGATTCGCACCGGAGAGCTACAGCTCCGGCCGGTGCTGATGACCTGTGTGATCGCGGGGGGCGGCCTGCTGCCGGCGGCGATGTCCAGCGGAATCGGATCCCAGGTCCAAAAGCCCCTGGCGATCGTCGTGGTCACCGGCATGTTGCTGGCGCCGGGGGTGATTCTCATCACGCTGCCGGTACTGATCTCGTACTTCTCCCGGCGCCGCGCCAACTAA